Proteins encoded together in one Triticum dicoccoides isolate Atlit2015 ecotype Zavitan chromosome 7B, WEW_v2.0, whole genome shotgun sequence window:
- the LOC119335777 gene encoding uncharacterized protein LOC119335777 translates to MAHPVRRLVLVLLFAAAAMATSEVETTPPVPDQIVLPPLPSPADIPVTPPCLKSISVCALVYQDPSQLAPCCVAVKKLFSSDPECICNGIAEAHKVAKQSGLNYTVDGQEMFRRCEMPLTSCDPEKPGSQSIGNGAPTTRSFGVFQILLVFPLFFMM, encoded by the exons ATGGCTCACCCCGTCCGCCGATTAGTCCTGGTGCTCCTCTTCGCCGCCGCGGCCATGGCGACTAGCGAAGTGGAGACGACGCCTCCGGTCCCGGACCAGATAGTCCTCCCGCCACTCCCGTCGCCGGCCGACATCCCGGTCACGCCGCCGTGCCTGAAGAGCATATCCGTGTGCGCACTCGTCTACCAGGACCCCTCCCAGCTGGCACCGTGCTGCGTCGCCGTCAAGAAGCTCTTCAGCAGCGACCCGGAGTGCATCTGCAACGGAATCGCTGAGGCTCACAAGGTCGCAAAGCAGTCCGGGCTCAACTACACCGTCGACGGCCAGGAGATGTTCCGCCGGTGCGAGATGCCTCTCACCAGCTGCGACCCCGAAAAACCAG GATCACAAAGCATTGGAAATGGAGCACCTACTACGAGGTCCTTTGGTGTCTTTCAGATCCTACTTGTCTTCCCATTATTCTTCATGATGTAA